From the genome of Flavobacterium ovatum, one region includes:
- a CDS encoding acetyl-CoA carboxylase carboxyltransferase subunit alpha: MEYLDFELPIKELEEQLEKCQVIGKESDVDVTNTCKQINKKLLDTKKDIYKNLTAWQRVQLSRHPSRPYTLDHIRAICGDTFLELHGDRTFKDDKAMIGGLGKIGGQSFMIVGQQKGYNTKTRQYRNFGMANPEGYRKALRLMKMAEKFNIPVLTLIDTPGAYPGLEAEERGQGEAIARNIFEMVRLKVPIITVIVGEGASGGALGIGVGDRVYMLENTWYSVISPESCSSILWKSWEYKEKAADALKLTSSDMKRQKLVDDIIPEPLGGAHYDRETTFKTVEEYVLKGFNELKDLSTEELIAQRMDKYSKMGEFKE; encoded by the coding sequence ATGGAATATTTAGATTTTGAGCTTCCAATAAAAGAATTAGAAGAGCAGTTAGAGAAATGTCAAGTTATTGGGAAAGAGTCAGATGTTGATGTTACCAATACCTGTAAGCAGATTAATAAAAAGCTATTAGACACCAAGAAAGATATTTATAAAAATTTGACCGCTTGGCAAAGAGTACAATTGTCTAGGCATCCTAGTAGACCTTATACTTTAGATCATATTAGAGCAATTTGCGGAGACACTTTTTTAGAGCTTCATGGCGACAGAACTTTTAAAGATGATAAAGCCATGATTGGTGGTTTAGGTAAAATTGGTGGTCAATCTTTTATGATTGTTGGCCAACAAAAAGGATACAATACTAAAACACGTCAATACAGAAACTTTGGGATGGCAAATCCTGAAGGGTATAGAAAGGCATTGCGTTTGATGAAAATGGCCGAGAAGTTCAATATCCCTGTATTAACTTTAATTGATACTCCTGGAGCTTATCCTGGATTAGAAGCAGAAGAAAGAGGACAAGGAGAAGCTATTGCTAGAAATATTTTCGAAATGGTACGTTTAAAGGTACCTATCATAACGGTAATCGTTGGCGAAGGTGCTTCAGGTGGTGCTTTAGGAATTGGTGTTGGAGATAGAGTATATATGTTAGAAAACACCTGGTACTCTGTGATTTCTCCAGAGTCTTGTTCGTCAATTCTTTGGAAAAGCTGGGAATACAAAGAAAAAGCTGCTGATGCTTTGAAATTGACTTCTTCAGATATGAAAAGACAAAAATTAGTTGATGATATTATTCCTGAACCATTAGGAGGAGCTCATTATGATAGAGAAACAACTTTCAAAACAGTTGAAGAATATGTTTTAAAAGGTTTCAATGAATTAAAAGATTTATCAACAGAAGAGTTAATCGCTCAGAGAATGGATAAATACAGTAAAATGGGAGAATTTAAAGAGTAA
- the dnaB gene encoding replicative DNA helicase, giving the protein MENFKNINPVKVDKSTIISLEKGKLPPQVIELEEAVLGAMMIDKKGVDDVIDILQPDAFYKESHKHIFEAIVQLFTETQPIDLLTVSAQLKKNAKLELAGGDFYLIQLTQKISSSAHIEFHSRIILQKFIQRSLIRISSEIIEESYDETTDVFDLLDRAESRLYEVTQGNIKRSSETAQSLVLQAKKKIEEISKQEGLSGVETGFTLLDKLTSGWQPSDLIIIAARPAMGKTAFVLSMARNIAIDFGHPVALFSLEMASVQLITRLISSETGLPSEKLRTGKLEPHEWTMLSTKVKNLEKAPLYIDDTPSLSIFDLRAKARRLVSQHGIKIIIIDYLQLMTAGGNGKGGGNREQEISTISRNLKALAKELNVPVIALSQLSRAVETRGSSKRPLLSDLRESGAIEQDADIVSFLYRPEYYKIEEWDDDEASPTAGQAELMIAKHRNGGIENVRLKFIGHLGKFDNLDDFSGNYDDLPSSMNQDENSFITKNLPSANEAFGSTFNNDDDDSDMPF; this is encoded by the coding sequence ATGGAAAATTTCAAAAATATTAACCCTGTTAAGGTGGATAAATCGACAATAATAAGTCTAGAAAAAGGAAAATTACCACCTCAGGTAATAGAACTAGAAGAGGCTGTTTTGGGCGCCATGATGATTGATAAAAAAGGGGTTGATGATGTTATTGATATTTTACAACCTGATGCTTTTTATAAAGAATCACACAAACATATTTTTGAAGCAATTGTTCAATTGTTTACAGAAACACAACCAATCGATTTGTTGACAGTTTCTGCTCAATTAAAAAAGAATGCAAAGTTAGAGCTAGCTGGTGGAGATTTTTATTTAATTCAGCTTACTCAGAAAATATCTTCTTCTGCTCACATTGAATTTCACTCACGAATCATTCTTCAAAAGTTTATTCAGAGAAGCTTAATACGTATATCATCCGAAATCATTGAGGAGTCATATGATGAAACCACAGATGTTTTCGATTTGTTAGATAGAGCAGAATCAAGATTGTATGAAGTAACACAAGGAAATATTAAACGAAGTTCAGAAACGGCACAAAGTTTAGTACTTCAAGCCAAAAAGAAGATTGAAGAAATTAGTAAACAAGAAGGGCTAAGTGGGGTCGAAACAGGTTTTACTCTTTTGGATAAATTGACATCAGGCTGGCAGCCAAGTGATTTAATTATCATTGCAGCAAGACCTGCGATGGGAAAGACGGCATTTGTACTTTCAATGGCTCGAAATATTGCTATCGATTTTGGTCACCCTGTTGCTTTATTCTCCTTGGAGATGGCTTCAGTGCAATTGATTACCCGTTTGATTTCTTCTGAAACAGGATTGCCCTCCGAAAAATTACGTACAGGTAAGTTAGAGCCACACGAATGGACGATGTTGAGTACCAAAGTAAAAAATCTTGAAAAAGCGCCGCTGTACATTGACGATACACCTTCACTTTCAATTTTTGACTTACGAGCAAAAGCGAGACGTCTGGTTTCACAACACGGAATCAAAATTATCATTATTGATTATTTGCAGTTAATGACCGCTGGTGGAAACGGAAAAGGAGGAGGGAACCGTGAACAGGAGATCTCTACAATTTCCCGAAATTTAAAAGCATTAGCAAAAGAACTAAATGTTCCCGTTATTGCACTATCACAGCTATCACGTGCGGTGGAGACTCGTGGTTCTAGTAAACGACCTTTACTTTCTGACCTTCGTGAATCTGGTGCAATTGAGCAAGATGCTGATATTGTATCTTTTTTATACCGTCCAGAGTATTATAAAATTGAAGAATGGGATGATGACGAAGCTTCGCCAACGGCTGGACAAGCTGAATTAATGATTGCAAAACACCGTAATGGTGGTATTGAAAATGTTCGTTTAAAATTCATAGGACACCTAGGTAAGTTTGATAATTTAGATGATTTTAGTGGAAACTATGATGATTTACCTTCATCAATGAACCAAGATGAAAACTCATTTATTACAAAGAATTTACCATCAGCAAATGAAGCTTTTGGCAGTACTTTCAATAACGATGACGATGATAGTGACATGCCTTTTTAA
- a CDS encoding asparagine synthetase B yields MGFKNTVVLILILISFSTKASFVLLPMDESTQQNHLKAYGITFWCLDKKYKASWLLNYRGGSFLLPDTPEIRKECQIRGVSFEVLSDSETNTILNEIASPSQNMETVVLEKAPKIAVYTPKGKQPWDDAVTLVLTYAEIPFTPIYDEEVLSDQLILYDWLHLHHEDFSGQYGKFYGAYKSTPWYIEQKKLAEDLATKLGYVKVSQEKVTVAKKIRDFVIGGGFMFAMCSATDSFDIALAADGVDICEPMFDGDPSEANYQSKLNYLNTFAFKDFILERRPEKYEFSDIDMTEKRRIPMDKDYFTLMEFSAKWDPIPSMLCQNHTQLVKGFMGQTTAFDSSLIKSNILLMGTCELNGEARYIHGEKGKGMFTFFSGHDPEDYQHQVGDAPTVLDLHPNSPGYRLILNNVLFPAARKKKIKT; encoded by the coding sequence ATGGGTTTCAAAAATACAGTCGTGCTAATTTTAATTTTGATTTCATTTTCTACTAAAGCATCTTTTGTTTTGTTGCCAATGGATGAAAGCACGCAACAAAATCACCTTAAAGCTTACGGAATTACATTTTGGTGTTTGGACAAAAAATACAAAGCCAGTTGGTTGCTAAATTATCGAGGAGGTTCTTTTTTGCTACCCGATACACCAGAAATACGTAAAGAGTGTCAAATTAGAGGCGTGAGCTTTGAAGTGCTCTCAGATTCTGAAACGAATACAATTTTAAATGAAATTGCTAGTCCATCACAAAATATGGAGACTGTAGTTCTTGAAAAAGCTCCAAAAATTGCTGTTTATACTCCAAAAGGAAAACAACCTTGGGATGATGCTGTAACGTTAGTTTTGACTTATGCTGAAATCCCCTTTACACCAATATATGATGAAGAAGTACTAAGTGATCAACTCATATTGTATGATTGGCTGCATTTGCATCATGAAGATTTTTCAGGACAGTATGGTAAATTCTATGGAGCCTATAAGAGCACACCATGGTATATAGAACAGAAAAAATTAGCTGAGGATTTAGCGACCAAATTAGGTTATGTAAAAGTTTCACAAGAAAAAGTTACAGTCGCAAAGAAAATTAGAGATTTTGTAATTGGAGGAGGTTTTATGTTTGCGATGTGTTCTGCTACGGATAGTTTTGATATTGCACTAGCTGCAGATGGAGTTGATATTTGTGAACCTATGTTTGATGGAGATCCCTCTGAAGCAAATTACCAGTCTAAATTGAATTACTTAAACACCTTTGCTTTTAAAGATTTTATATTAGAAAGAAGACCTGAAAAATACGAGTTCTCGGATATTGATATGACTGAGAAAAGACGAATCCCTATGGATAAAGATTATTTCACACTTATGGAGTTTTCTGCAAAATGGGATCCTATTCCTAGTATGTTATGTCAAAATCATACACAATTGGTAAAAGGATTTATGGGACAAACTACAGCATTTGATTCTAGTTTGATAAAGTCAAATATATTACTAATGGGAACTTGTGAACTCAATGGTGAAGCTCGTTATATTCATGGTGAAAAAGGAAAAGGTATGTTTACTTTTTTTAGTGGTCATGATCCGGAAGATTATCAGCATCAAGTTGGAGATGCGCCAACTGTTTTGGATCTACATCCAAATTCTCCCGGATATCGTTTAATACTGAACAATGTTTTATTTCCTGCCGCTAGAAAAAAGAAAATTAAAACCTAA
- the rplT gene encoding 50S ribosomal protein L20 has product MPRSVNSVAKRARRKKIMKQAKGFFGRRKNVWTVAKNAVEKAMCYAYRDRKVNKRNFRSLWIQRINAGARLEGMSYSQFMGKVKANGIELNRKVLADLAMNHPEAFKAVLNKVK; this is encoded by the coding sequence ATGCCAAGATCGGTAAATTCAGTTGCTAAAAGAGCAAGAAGAAAAAAAATAATGAAGCAAGCCAAAGGTTTCTTTGGTAGACGTAAAAACGTTTGGACAGTTGCTAAAAATGCGGTAGAGAAAGCAATGTGCTACGCTTACCGTGATAGAAAAGTGAACAAAAGAAATTTCCGATCTTTATGGATTCAACGTATCAACGCTGGAGCTAGATTAGAAGGAATGTCTTATTCACAATTCATGGGTAAAGTAAAAGCTAACGGAATCGAATTGAACAGAAAAGTTCTTGCCGATTTAGCTATGAACCATCCTGAAGCATTCAAAGCTGTACTTAATAAAGTAAAATAA
- the rpmI gene encoding 50S ribosomal protein L35 produces MPKMKTKSSAKKRFKVTGSGKIKRKHAFKSHILTKKSKKRKLALTHSALVHKTDMKSIKQQLRII; encoded by the coding sequence ATGCCTAAAATGAAAACCAAATCTAGCGCCAAGAAACGATTTAAAGTTACTGGTTCTGGAAAGATTAAAAGAAAGCATGCTTTTAAAAGTCACATCTTGACTAAAAAATCTAAAAAACGTAAATTAGCTTTGACACACTCAGCGCTAGTTCACAAAACAGATATGAAAAGCATCAAACAACAATTAAGAATTATATAA
- the infC gene encoding translation initiation factor IF-3 has product MRSNRGYQPRVEKKDAHRINQHIRGLQEVRLVGENIEPGVFKLAEALRLADQFELDLVEISPNAEPPVCKIMDYKKFVYEQKKRDKVLKAKSTQVTVKEIRFGPQTDEHDYEFKRKNAEKFLKEGSKLKAFVFFKGRSIIYKDQGQILLLRLATDLEEYGKVEAMPVLEGKRMIMFIAPKKKK; this is encoded by the coding sequence ATAAGAAGCAATAGAGGTTACCAACCTCGCGTAGAAAAGAAGGATGCTCATAGAATAAACCAACATATTCGTGGGTTGCAAGAAGTGAGACTTGTTGGTGAAAACATTGAGCCAGGGGTTTTTAAACTTGCTGAAGCATTGAGATTAGCTGACCAATTTGAATTGGATTTAGTTGAAATTTCGCCAAATGCAGAGCCGCCAGTTTGCAAGATTATGGATTACAAGAAATTTGTTTACGAACAAAAGAAACGTGATAAGGTCTTAAAAGCTAAATCGACTCAGGTTACTGTAAAAGAAATTCGTTTTGGACCTCAAACAGATGAGCATGATTACGAATTCAAAAGAAAAAATGCTGAAAAATTCTTAAAAGAAGGTTCTAAGTTAAAAGCATTTGTATTCTTTAAAGGTCGTTCAATCATCTATAAAGATCAAGGTCAAATCTTATTGTTAAGATTAGCTACAGATTTGGAAGAATATGGTAAAGTGGAGGCGATGCCTGTTTTGGAAGGAAAGAGAATGATTATGTTCATAGCTCCTAAGAAGAAGAAATAG
- the thrS gene encoding threonine--tRNA ligase, translating to MIKITLPDGSVREYAVDATPMEVAKSISEGFARNVISASFNGTTIETSTPLTTDGSLVLYTWNDEGGKKAFWHSTSHVMAQVLEEMYPGIKLTLGPAISNGFYYDVDFEEQKITEADFKKIEDRVLEISRGKHEFKLRPVTKAEALELYKDNVYKTEMITNLDDGTITFCDHDTFTDLCRGGHIPNTGIIKAMKVMSVAGAYWRGDEKNKQLTRVYGTSFPKQKELTEYLALLEEAKRRDHRKLGKELELFAFSQKVGAGLPLWLPKGAALKERLEQFLKKAQKKAGYEQVATPHIGQKELYVTSGHYAKYGADSFQPISTPHEGEEFLLKPMNCPHHCEIYNVRPWSYKDLPKRYAEFGTVYRYEQSGELHGLTRVRGFTQDDAHIFCTPEQLDEEFKKVIDLVLYVFGSLGFEDFTAQISLRDKENREKYIGTDENWEKAENAIINAAADKGLRTVVEYGEAAFYGPKLDFMVKDALGRQWQLGTIQVDYNLPERFELTYKGSDNELHRPVMIHRAPFGSMERFIAILLEHTAGNFPLWLMPEQAIILSLSEKYEIYAKKVLDLLENHEIRAQIDNRNETIGKKIRDAEMQKIPFMLIVGEEEEKNGTISIRRHGQEGKGNITITIEAFAAIVDEEIKKTLKVFTV from the coding sequence ATGATTAAGATTACTTTGCCTGATGGGTCAGTTAGAGAGTATGCGGTTGACGCTACTCCGATGGAGGTTGCTAAGAGTATTAGCGAAGGTTTTGCTAGAAATGTAATTTCGGCTTCATTTAATGGGACGACCATTGAAACTTCTACTCCATTGACCACGGACGGAAGTCTTGTTTTATATACTTGGAATGACGAGGGCGGAAAGAAAGCTTTTTGGCATTCGACTTCGCACGTTATGGCGCAAGTTCTTGAAGAAATGTACCCAGGAATCAAATTGACTCTAGGACCTGCCATCTCAAATGGTTTTTACTATGACGTAGATTTTGAAGAACAAAAAATTACCGAAGCCGACTTTAAGAAAATTGAAGACCGCGTTCTGGAAATCTCAAGAGGAAAACATGAGTTTAAATTGCGTCCTGTGACTAAAGCGGAAGCTTTAGAATTATACAAAGACAATGTTTACAAAACCGAAATGATTACTAATCTTGACGATGGTACCATTACATTTTGTGATCACGATACTTTTACCGACTTATGTCGTGGTGGACATATTCCGAATACTGGAATTATTAAAGCCATGAAAGTGATGAGTGTTGCCGGAGCTTACTGGCGTGGAGACGAAAAAAACAAACAGTTGACTCGTGTATACGGTACATCGTTCCCGAAACAAAAAGAATTGACTGAATATCTTGCGTTGCTGGAAGAGGCTAAACGTAGAGACCATAGAAAACTGGGTAAAGAATTGGAATTGTTTGCTTTTTCGCAAAAAGTTGGAGCAGGTTTACCATTATGGTTGCCTAAGGGAGCTGCTTTAAAAGAAAGATTAGAGCAATTTTTGAAAAAAGCACAGAAAAAAGCAGGTTACGAACAAGTAGCTACGCCTCATATTGGACAAAAAGAATTGTATGTAACTTCTGGTCACTATGCTAAATATGGTGCAGATAGTTTTCAGCCGATAAGCACTCCTCATGAAGGAGAAGAGTTTTTATTAAAACCAATGAACTGTCCTCACCACTGTGAGATATACAACGTACGTCCTTGGTCTTATAAAGATTTACCAAAGCGTTACGCTGAATTTGGTACTGTTTACCGTTACGAGCAAAGTGGAGAGCTTCATGGTTTGACACGTGTACGTGGGTTTACTCAGGATGACGCACATATTTTTTGTACTCCAGAGCAACTAGATGAAGAGTTCAAAAAAGTAATAGATTTGGTTCTTTATGTTTTTGGATCCTTAGGATTCGAAGATTTTACGGCTCAGATTTCGCTAAGAGACAAAGAAAACAGAGAAAAATACATAGGAACTGATGAAAACTGGGAGAAAGCAGAAAACGCGATTATCAACGCAGCTGCAGACAAAGGTTTGAGAACTGTTGTGGAGTATGGAGAAGCTGCTTTCTACGGCCCTAAATTGGATTTCATGGTCAAAGATGCCCTTGGAAGACAATGGCAACTGGGAACCATTCAGGTTGATTATAATCTTCCTGAACGTTTTGAATTGACTTATAAAGGTTCTGACAACGAATTGCACCGACCAGTGATGATTCATAGAGCTCCATTTGGCTCTATGGAACGTTTCATTGCCATCTTACTAGAACATACTGCAGGTAATTTCCCACTTTGGCTTATGCCTGAACAGGCTATAATCTTGTCTTTGAGCGAGAAATATGAAATATATGCCAAAAAAGTTTTAGATTTGCTAGAAAATCACGAAATTCGCGCCCAGATTGACAACAGAAATGAGACAATTGGGAAGAAAATTAGAGATGCAGAGATGCAAAAAATTCCTTTCATGCTGATTGTAGGTGAGGAAGAGGAGAAAAACGGTACGATTTCTATCCGTCGTCATGGACAAGAAGGGAAGGGAAATATTACAATAACGATAGAGGCTTTTGCTGCTATTGTTGACGAAGAAATAAAAAAGACATTAAAAGTATTTACAGTTTAA
- a CDS encoding transposase: protein MASFYGVSGRNLQCQYKDFLSDFKAWDQIKHAKKWLVFPQNIGKNLSIDETSLSNGELYTILTNKSGKGRKGTIVAMIAGTKADTVIAVIEKIALKQRNLVQEITLDMAGNMNLIAKKCFPNATRVTDRFHVQKLATEALQEIRIKYRWEAIDQENNAIEKAKKSKSNFESQILSNGDTLKQLLARSRYFLYKNKSRWTHNQTQRATLLFELYPDILKAYDLAQDLRTIFEKTTDKIIGFAKLAKWHEKVDQSGFKSFGTISRTITNHYQTILNYFDNRSTNASAESFNAKIKAFRSKFRGVRNIEYFLFRLTNIYA from the coding sequence ATTGCTTCTTTCTATGGAGTTTCTGGTAGAAACCTCCAATGTCAATACAAAGACTTTTTAAGTGATTTTAAAGCTTGGGATCAAATAAAACATGCTAAAAAATGGCTTGTTTTTCCGCAAAACATTGGAAAGAACCTGTCAATAGATGAAACCTCCCTTTCAAATGGCGAACTCTATACTATTTTAACTAACAAATCTGGAAAAGGGAGAAAGGGAACTATTGTAGCTATGATTGCAGGAACTAAAGCCGATACAGTTATTGCAGTTATAGAAAAAATCGCTCTTAAACAACGAAATCTAGTTCAGGAAATAACTTTAGACATGGCGGGAAATATGAATTTGATTGCCAAAAAATGCTTTCCTAATGCAACTCGTGTCACAGATCGATTTCATGTTCAAAAACTAGCTACAGAGGCTTTACAGGAAATCAGGATTAAATATCGTTGGGAAGCTATCGATCAAGAAAATAATGCTATTGAAAAAGCAAAAAAAAGCAAATCTAATTTCGAATCTCAAATACTTTCAAATGGAGATACACTTAAGCAATTACTCGCTAGAAGTCGTTATTTCTTATACAAAAACAAATCAAGATGGACGCATAACCAAACGCAACGTGCCACTTTATTGTTTGAATTATATCCAGACATTTTAAAAGCATACGATTTAGCACAAGATTTGCGTACTATCTTTGAAAAAACAACTGACAAAATCATTGGGTTTGCAAAACTAGCCAAATGGCATGAAAAAGTAGATCAATCCGGATTCAAATCTTTCGGCACAATCTCTCGTACAATTACAAATCATTATCAGACCATATTAAATTATTTTGACAATAGAAGTACTAATGCCTCTGCAGAATCATTCAATGCCAAAATAAAAGCATTCAGATCAAAATTCAGAGGAGTTAGAAATATAGAATACTTCCTGTTTAGACTAACTAATATATATGCTTAA
- a CDS encoding transposase, with protein sequence MQDSFNEILKLLLPEIIINYFELTSYKKENEALHLYLKEINSLPKEYRQNKLSSKGFFDEITVQDFPIRGHKVYLHITRRRWLNEDTGKVVFRDWNLVADGTRVTQEFASFLKEINRF encoded by the coding sequence ATGCAAGATTCTTTTAATGAGATCCTAAAATTATTACTACCTGAGATAATAATAAACTATTTTGAACTTACTTCTTATAAAAAGGAAAATGAAGCACTCCATCTTTATCTAAAAGAGATTAATTCACTACCAAAAGAATATCGTCAAAACAAATTAAGTTCAAAAGGATTCTTCGATGAAATAACAGTCCAGGATTTCCCTATCCGCGGTCATAAAGTATATCTTCATATCACTCGTAGAAGATGGCTTAATGAAGACACTGGTAAAGTTGTTTTTAGAGATTGGAATTTAGTAGCAGACGGAACTCGTGTAACACAGGAGTTTGCGTCTTTTTTAAAAGAGATCAATAGATTCTAG
- a CDS encoding transposase has protein sequence MLFQEYPEIETVYYLILKLRNIYNKNTDKSVAITKLAHWYNDVEKLEIKSFNTIMNTIKINYDSILNYFDNRSTNASAESFNAKIKAFKNQFRGVRKVDFFLFRLTKLFA, from the coding sequence ATACTATTTCAAGAATATCCCGAAATTGAAACTGTTTATTACCTAATTCTAAAATTACGTAATATTTACAATAAAAACACAGACAAATCAGTTGCTATTACAAAATTAGCGCACTGGTATAATGATGTAGAAAAATTAGAAATCAAAAGCTTTAATACAATTATGAATACCATTAAAATCAACTATGATTCGATTTTAAACTACTTTGATAATAGAAGTACAAATGCTTCGGCAGAATCTTTTAATGCCAAAATAAAAGCATTCAAAAATCAATTTAGAGGAGTTAGAAAAGTGGATTTTTTTCTCTTTAGATTAACTAAATTATTTGCCTAA
- a CDS encoding transposase, which produces MGQYLSIDEVNLSISELYTVVTNKAAKGQKGAIVAGTKAETVINHLQKISSVKRNQVVEITLDMANSMKLIAEKSFPKAKQVTDRFTPTTILKMEVVIPLR; this is translated from the coding sequence ATGGGGCAATATTTATCTATTGATGAAGTCAATTTATCAATAAGCGAACTCTATACTGTGGTGACAAATAAAGCTGCTAAAGGTCAAAAAGGAGCAATAGTAGCAGGGACAAAAGCCGAGACAGTGATCAATCATCTCCAAAAGATAAGTTCTGTTAAACGAAACCAAGTTGTGGAAATCACACTTGACATGGCAAATAGTATGAAGTTAATTGCGGAAAAATCGTTTCCAAAAGCAAAGCAAGTAACAGATCGTTTTACTCCTACAACTATATTAAAAATGGAAGTCGTGATACCGCTACGCTAA